The Larus michahellis chromosome 2, bLarMic1.1, whole genome shotgun sequence genome window below encodes:
- the DHX30 gene encoding ATP-dependent RNA helicase DHX30 isoform X2, with protein sequence MRGKGEEPASCGGVCAHGCAAAADSRDLLKEFPQPKNLLNSVIGRALGISHARDKLVYIHTNGPRKKKVTLHIKWPKNVEVEGYGTKKIDAERQAAAAACQLFKGWGLLGPRNELFDAAKYRLLADQLGCPDERWCSEGKWRSKSGPSLADLSTCWRRMEPDDSIQPMEQGRMPKAMRREELEEGELEEGELEEGELEEEAIDVSDYLPMAHQDARTPGRDASRGGSSIEMTDDNTAIRALTQFPLPKNLLAQVIQIATSSSTVKEYMQFRTVGTKTKICKLTLRWPCPMTFAAKGRRKVEAENKAAALACQKLKSLGLVDKNNNPLSHAMYNMTSLRELGENQRKPCHIKVPEATLRKIENYLNHYPVDIRESRPRIADDMMNLSKESGAISDAITGKTYIPMLEAEEVRLSQNLLALWKRRGSSWQESHPLPVDPHKDTILSAIEQNPVVVIAGDTGCGKTTRIPQLLLEHYILEGRGARCNVVITQPRRISAISVAQRVAQELGPNMRKNVGYQVRLESKPPARGGALLFCTVGILLRKLQGNPSLEGVSHVVVDEVHERDVNTDFLLILLKGIQKLNPDLRLVLMSATGDNQRFSHYFGDCPVVKVPGFMYPVKEYYLEEILAKLGRHRHRHYEIKQSDDECVLDLDLITDLVLQIDAHGEPGGILCFLPGWQEIKGVQQRLLEMLGSQNSRYLVLPVHSNIPMMDQQNIFQRPPPGVRKIVLATNIAETSITINDIVHVVDSGTHKEERYDLKTKVSCLETVWVSKSNVVQRRGRAGRCQSGFAYHLFPRSRLDKMPTYQVPEILRTPLENLVVQAKIHMPEKTAVEFLSKALDSPDIKAVDEAVILLQEIGVLDQREALTTLGKRLAQISTDPRLAKAIVLASIYRCLHPLLVIVSCLTRDPFSSSLQNRAEVDKAKAVLSRESGSDHLAFVRAVAGWEEVLRRRDSRARDNYLQDYYLYGPSLRFINGLVKQFSENLYEAFLVSSPSDCTMPSSVCNQYSEEEELVKGVLMAGLYPNLIQVRQGKVTRQGKFKPNSYAYRTKAGTVLLHKSTINREASKLYSRWLTYFMAVKSNGGVFVRDSSQVHPLAVLLMTDTDIHVRDDGWRATVSLTDSDLLVLEGDSYTIRLLRDFRVSLSKMVETCLCYEMAAIPGDLHHQHSQLLDILVDLLKGPPGSFGA encoded by the exons GGCTGGGGTTTGCTGGGGCCGAGGAATGAGCTCTTTGATGCTGCAAAGTACCGGCTTCTCGCTGACCAGCTTGGCTGTCCCGACGAGAGGTGGTGCTCAGAGGGCAAGTGGCGCTCCAAGTCCGGACCTTCTCTGGCCGACCTGTCAACCTGCTGGCGACGGATGGAGCCAGACGATTCCATCCAGCCCATGGAACAGGGCAGGATGCCTAAAGCAATGAGGAGAGAagagctggaggaaggggagCTAGAGGAAGGGGAACTGGAGGAAGGAGAGCTGGAAGAAGAAGCAATTGATGTTTCTGATTATCTACCGATGGCACATCAGGATGCTCGGACCCCAGGCAGAGACGCAAG CCGAGGGGGGAGTTCCATTGAAATGACAGATGACAACACTGCCATCCGTGCCCTGACACAGTTCCCGCTTCCCAAAAATCTCCTGGCCCAAGTGATTCAGATTGCAACCTCCTCCTCCACAGTCAAG GAATATATGCAGTTCCGTACAGTAGGCACCAAGACCAAGATCTGCAAGCTCACGCTCCGCTGGCCTTGTCCCATGACTTTTGCTGCCAAGGGCCGTCGCAAGGTGGaggcagaaaacaaagcagcGGCCCTGGCCTGTCAGAAGCTTAAG AGCCTTGGCTTGGTGGACAAAAACAACAACCCCCTCAGCCATGCTATGTACAACATGACTTCACTCCGGGAGCTTGGTGAGAACCAGAGGAAACCCTGCCACATCAAAGTCCCCGAAGCAACCCTGCGCAAGATTGAGAACTATCTGAATCAT TATCCAGTGGATATCAGGGAATCCAGGCCCCGGATTGCTGATGACATGATGAACCTGAGCAAGGAATCTGGTGCGATAAGTGATGCAATCACGGGGAAGACATATATACCCATGTTGGAAGCTGAGGAAGTGCGCCTTAGCCAGAATCTCCTGGCCCTTTGGAAAAGGAGAGGATCCTCATGGCAGGAGAGCCACCCACTGCCAGTAGATCCTCACAAGGACACCATCCTATCAGCCATCGAGCAGAACCCTGTAGTGGTAATAGCAGGAGACACAGGCTGTGGGAAAACCACGAGGATccctcagctcctgctggaaCACTACATCCTGGAGGGCCGTGGCGCCCGCTGCAACGTAGTGATCACCCAGCCAAGGAGAATTAGTGCCATCTCGGTTGCCCAGCGCGTGGCACAGGAGTTGGGTCCCAACATGAGGAAGAATGTGGGCTATCAGGTGCGACTGGAGAGCAAGCCACCTGCCAGGGGAGGAGCCCTGCTCTTCTGCACCGTGGGCATCCTGCTGCGAAAGCTGCAGGGGAACCCCAGCCTGGAAGGTGTCAGCCACGTCGTGGTCGACGAGGTCCACGAGCGAGACGTCAACACGGATTTCCTGCTTATCCTGCTGAAAGGCATCCAGAAGCTCAACCCTGACTTGCGCCTGGTCTTAATGAGTGCCACAGGAGACAATCAGCGTTTCTCGCATTACTTTGGGGATTGCCCTGTGGTTAAAGTGCCGGGTTTCATGTACCCGGTGAAGGAATACTATCTGGAGGAGATCTTGGCCAAACTGGGCCGGCACCGACACCGGCACTATGAGATCAAG CAATCAGATGATGAATGTGTCCTTGATCTTGATCTGATCACTGACCTCGTACTCCAGATTGATGCCCATGGTGAACCAG GTGGGATCCTGTGCTTCCTCCCTGGTTGGCAGGAAATCAAAGGAGTGCAGCAGCGCCTGCTAGAGATGCTCGGATCTCAGAACAGCCGGTACCTCGTCTTGCCAG TGCACTCCAACATCCCCATGATGGACCAGCAAAACATCTTCCAGCGACCTCCACCTGGCGTCAGGAAGATCGTCCTGGCCACCAACATCGCTGAGACCTCCATCACCATCAATGACATTGTCCACGTGGTGGACAGTGGCACGCACAAGGAGGAACGCTACGATCTAAAGACCAAG GTGTCCTGCCTGGAAACGGTGTGGGTGTCCAAGTCAAATGTGGTGCAGAGGCGAGGGCGTGCTGGCCGCTGTCAGTCGGGATTTGCCTATCACCTCTTCCCTCGCAGCCGCCTGGACAAGATGCCGACTTACCAGGTTCCAGAGATCCTACGCACCCCACTGGAGAACCTGGTGGTTCAGGCCAAGATCCACATGCCGGAGAAAACA GCAGTTGAATTTCTCTCCAAGGCTCTGGACAGCCCTGACATCAAAGCCGTGGATGAAGCAGTGATCTTGCTGCAGGAGATCG GTGTGCTGGACCAGCGAGAAGCCCTCACCACTTTAGGCAAACGCCTTGCCCAGATCTCCACAGATCCTCGGCTGGCAAAGGCCATCGTCTTGGCGTCCATCTACCGTTGCCTCCACCCTCTGCTTGTCATCGTTTCTTGCCTCACCCGGGaccccttcagcagcagcctgcaaAACCGCGCAGAGGTGGACAAG GCCAAGGCTGTTCTGAGCCGGGAGAGCGGGAGCGACCACCTCGCGTTTGTCAGAGCCGTGGCAGGCTGGGAGGAGGTGCTGAGACGCAGAGACAGCCGTGCCAGGGATAACTACCTGCAGGATTATTACCTGTACGGCCCCAGCCTTCGCTTCATCAATG GCCTTGTCAAGCAGTTCTCTGAGAACCTCTACGAAGCCTTCCTGGTGTCGTCCCCATCTGATTGTACCATGCCTTCGTCTGTATGTAACCAGTACAGTGAAGAGGAAGAACTGGTCAAGGGAGTCCTCATGGCTGGGCTCTACCCCAACCTCATCCAG GTGAGACAAGGCAAAGTGACCCGTCAAGGGAAGTTCAAACCCAACAGCTACGCGTATCGGACAAAGGCTGGCACCGTTCTGCTCCACAAGTCAACAATCAACAG GGAGGCGTCCAAGCTGTACAGCCGCTGGCTAACGTACTTCATGGCGGTGAAGTCCAACGGCGGGGTATTTGTGCGGGACTCCTCCCAGGTCCACCCGCTGGCCGTGCTGCTCATGACCGACACGGATATCCATGTCCGAG ATGATGGCTGGCGAGCAACAGTCTCCCTGACAGACAGTGACCTCCTGGTGCTGGAGGGAGACTCCTACACCATCCGCCTCCTGCGTGATTTCCGTGTGTCGCTCTCCAAGATGGTGGAGACGTGCCTGTGCTATGAGATGGCGGCCATCCCTGGGGACCtgcaccaccagcacagccagctgcTCGACATCCTGGTGGATCTGCTCAAAGGCCCTCCCGGCAGCTTTGGCGCTTAG
- the DHX30 gene encoding ATP-dependent RNA helicase DHX30 isoform X3: protein MEMFSLNSLKDSRDLLKEFPQPKNLLNSVIGRALGISHARDKLVYIHTNGPRKKKVTLHIKWPKNVEVEGYGTKKIDAERQAAAAACQLFKGWGLLGPRNELFDAAKYRLLADQLGCPDERWCSEGKWRSKSGPSLADLSTCWRRMEPDDSIQPMEQGRMPKAMRREELEEGELEEGELEEGELEEEAIDVSDYLPMAHQDARTPGRDASRGGSSIEMTDDNTAIRALTQFPLPKNLLAQVIQIATSSSTVKEYMQFRTVGTKTKICKLTLRWPCPMTFAAKGRRKVEAENKAAALACQKLKSLGLVDKNNNPLSHAMYNMTSLRELGENQRKPCHIKVPEATLRKIENYLNHYPVDIRESRPRIADDMMNLSKESGAISDAITGKTYIPMLEAEEVRLSQNLLALWKRRGSSWQESHPLPVDPHKDTILSAIEQNPVVVIAGDTGCGKTTRIPQLLLEHYILEGRGARCNVVITQPRRISAISVAQRVAQELGPNMRKNVGYQVRLESKPPARGGALLFCTVGILLRKLQGNPSLEGVSHVVVDEVHERDVNTDFLLILLKGIQKLNPDLRLVLMSATGDNQRFSHYFGDCPVVKVPGFMYPVKEYYLEEILAKLGRHRHRHYEIKQSDDECVLDLDLITDLVLQIDAHGEPGGILCFLPGWQEIKGVQQRLLEMLGSQNSRYLVLPVHSNIPMMDQQNIFQRPPPGVRKIVLATNIAETSITINDIVHVVDSGTHKEERYDLKTKVSCLETVWVSKSNVVQRRGRAGRCQSGFAYHLFPRSRLDKMPTYQVPEILRTPLENLVVQAKIHMPEKTAVEFLSKALDSPDIKAVDEAVILLQEIGVLDQREALTTLGKRLAQISTDPRLAKAIVLASIYRCLHPLLVIVSCLTRDPFSSSLQNRAEVDKAKAVLSRESGSDHLAFVRAVAGWEEVLRRRDSRARDNYLQDYYLYGPSLRFINGLVKQFSENLYEAFLVSSPSDCTMPSSVCNQYSEEEELVKGVLMAGLYPNLIQVRQGKVTRQGKFKPNSYAYRTKAGTVLLHKSTINREASKLYSRWLTYFMAVKSNGGVFVRDSSQVHPLAVLLMTDTDIHVRDDGWRATVSLTDSDLLVLEGDSYTIRLLRDFRVSLSKMVETCLCYEMAAIPGDLHHQHSQLLDILVDLLKGPPGSFGA from the exons GGCTGGGGTTTGCTGGGGCCGAGGAATGAGCTCTTTGATGCTGCAAAGTACCGGCTTCTCGCTGACCAGCTTGGCTGTCCCGACGAGAGGTGGTGCTCAGAGGGCAAGTGGCGCTCCAAGTCCGGACCTTCTCTGGCCGACCTGTCAACCTGCTGGCGACGGATGGAGCCAGACGATTCCATCCAGCCCATGGAACAGGGCAGGATGCCTAAAGCAATGAGGAGAGAagagctggaggaaggggagCTAGAGGAAGGGGAACTGGAGGAAGGAGAGCTGGAAGAAGAAGCAATTGATGTTTCTGATTATCTACCGATGGCACATCAGGATGCTCGGACCCCAGGCAGAGACGCAAG CCGAGGGGGGAGTTCCATTGAAATGACAGATGACAACACTGCCATCCGTGCCCTGACACAGTTCCCGCTTCCCAAAAATCTCCTGGCCCAAGTGATTCAGATTGCAACCTCCTCCTCCACAGTCAAG GAATATATGCAGTTCCGTACAGTAGGCACCAAGACCAAGATCTGCAAGCTCACGCTCCGCTGGCCTTGTCCCATGACTTTTGCTGCCAAGGGCCGTCGCAAGGTGGaggcagaaaacaaagcagcGGCCCTGGCCTGTCAGAAGCTTAAG AGCCTTGGCTTGGTGGACAAAAACAACAACCCCCTCAGCCATGCTATGTACAACATGACTTCACTCCGGGAGCTTGGTGAGAACCAGAGGAAACCCTGCCACATCAAAGTCCCCGAAGCAACCCTGCGCAAGATTGAGAACTATCTGAATCAT TATCCAGTGGATATCAGGGAATCCAGGCCCCGGATTGCTGATGACATGATGAACCTGAGCAAGGAATCTGGTGCGATAAGTGATGCAATCACGGGGAAGACATATATACCCATGTTGGAAGCTGAGGAAGTGCGCCTTAGCCAGAATCTCCTGGCCCTTTGGAAAAGGAGAGGATCCTCATGGCAGGAGAGCCACCCACTGCCAGTAGATCCTCACAAGGACACCATCCTATCAGCCATCGAGCAGAACCCTGTAGTGGTAATAGCAGGAGACACAGGCTGTGGGAAAACCACGAGGATccctcagctcctgctggaaCACTACATCCTGGAGGGCCGTGGCGCCCGCTGCAACGTAGTGATCACCCAGCCAAGGAGAATTAGTGCCATCTCGGTTGCCCAGCGCGTGGCACAGGAGTTGGGTCCCAACATGAGGAAGAATGTGGGCTATCAGGTGCGACTGGAGAGCAAGCCACCTGCCAGGGGAGGAGCCCTGCTCTTCTGCACCGTGGGCATCCTGCTGCGAAAGCTGCAGGGGAACCCCAGCCTGGAAGGTGTCAGCCACGTCGTGGTCGACGAGGTCCACGAGCGAGACGTCAACACGGATTTCCTGCTTATCCTGCTGAAAGGCATCCAGAAGCTCAACCCTGACTTGCGCCTGGTCTTAATGAGTGCCACAGGAGACAATCAGCGTTTCTCGCATTACTTTGGGGATTGCCCTGTGGTTAAAGTGCCGGGTTTCATGTACCCGGTGAAGGAATACTATCTGGAGGAGATCTTGGCCAAACTGGGCCGGCACCGACACCGGCACTATGAGATCAAG CAATCAGATGATGAATGTGTCCTTGATCTTGATCTGATCACTGACCTCGTACTCCAGATTGATGCCCATGGTGAACCAG GTGGGATCCTGTGCTTCCTCCCTGGTTGGCAGGAAATCAAAGGAGTGCAGCAGCGCCTGCTAGAGATGCTCGGATCTCAGAACAGCCGGTACCTCGTCTTGCCAG TGCACTCCAACATCCCCATGATGGACCAGCAAAACATCTTCCAGCGACCTCCACCTGGCGTCAGGAAGATCGTCCTGGCCACCAACATCGCTGAGACCTCCATCACCATCAATGACATTGTCCACGTGGTGGACAGTGGCACGCACAAGGAGGAACGCTACGATCTAAAGACCAAG GTGTCCTGCCTGGAAACGGTGTGGGTGTCCAAGTCAAATGTGGTGCAGAGGCGAGGGCGTGCTGGCCGCTGTCAGTCGGGATTTGCCTATCACCTCTTCCCTCGCAGCCGCCTGGACAAGATGCCGACTTACCAGGTTCCAGAGATCCTACGCACCCCACTGGAGAACCTGGTGGTTCAGGCCAAGATCCACATGCCGGAGAAAACA GCAGTTGAATTTCTCTCCAAGGCTCTGGACAGCCCTGACATCAAAGCCGTGGATGAAGCAGTGATCTTGCTGCAGGAGATCG GTGTGCTGGACCAGCGAGAAGCCCTCACCACTTTAGGCAAACGCCTTGCCCAGATCTCCACAGATCCTCGGCTGGCAAAGGCCATCGTCTTGGCGTCCATCTACCGTTGCCTCCACCCTCTGCTTGTCATCGTTTCTTGCCTCACCCGGGaccccttcagcagcagcctgcaaAACCGCGCAGAGGTGGACAAG GCCAAGGCTGTTCTGAGCCGGGAGAGCGGGAGCGACCACCTCGCGTTTGTCAGAGCCGTGGCAGGCTGGGAGGAGGTGCTGAGACGCAGAGACAGCCGTGCCAGGGATAACTACCTGCAGGATTATTACCTGTACGGCCCCAGCCTTCGCTTCATCAATG GCCTTGTCAAGCAGTTCTCTGAGAACCTCTACGAAGCCTTCCTGGTGTCGTCCCCATCTGATTGTACCATGCCTTCGTCTGTATGTAACCAGTACAGTGAAGAGGAAGAACTGGTCAAGGGAGTCCTCATGGCTGGGCTCTACCCCAACCTCATCCAG GTGAGACAAGGCAAAGTGACCCGTCAAGGGAAGTTCAAACCCAACAGCTACGCGTATCGGACAAAGGCTGGCACCGTTCTGCTCCACAAGTCAACAATCAACAG GGAGGCGTCCAAGCTGTACAGCCGCTGGCTAACGTACTTCATGGCGGTGAAGTCCAACGGCGGGGTATTTGTGCGGGACTCCTCCCAGGTCCACCCGCTGGCCGTGCTGCTCATGACCGACACGGATATCCATGTCCGAG ATGATGGCTGGCGAGCAACAGTCTCCCTGACAGACAGTGACCTCCTGGTGCTGGAGGGAGACTCCTACACCATCCGCCTCCTGCGTGATTTCCGTGTGTCGCTCTCCAAGATGGTGGAGACGTGCCTGTGCTATGAGATGGCGGCCATCCCTGGGGACCtgcaccaccagcacagccagctgcTCGACATCCTGGTGGATCTGCTCAAAGGCCCTCCCGGCAGCTTTGGCGCTTAG